The Actinomycetota bacterium genome has a segment encoding these proteins:
- a CDS encoding homoserine kinase — translation MDRKYMVSVKACASSANMGPGFDRAAIALDIWNYYRVLGFRPEFELRDLKSNQKYSGGESLLVKSILHTLQVCGKPSSQGLAVEYEENILPGGGWGSSAAQIVAGIILADRCYGLGLASGIMLDIAQALERHPDNVAAALGGGMVVCYRKKGKFYYQKMAVSPHLEVLLFVPHSKIVTEQARDLIPDKVPIDDAADNIANFCLLANALRKGDICQASLFIKDRLHQPYRAKIYPFSMDLVKRLNTDYQIPAAISGSGPSVIAFISKHSGVEKNMRFEGFDLVKTNISFDGSMTY, via the coding sequence ATGGATAGAAAATACATGGTATCAGTTAAGGCCTGTGCCAGTTCGGCTAATATGGGGCCTGGTTTTGACCGGGCAGCCATTGCTTTGGATATCTGGAATTATTACCGGGTTTTAGGGTTCAGGCCTGAATTTGAGCTTAGGGATTTAAAATCAAACCAGAAGTACAGTGGCGGGGAAAGCCTTTTGGTAAAATCCATATTACATACCCTCCAGGTTTGCGGGAAACCGTCCAGCCAAGGCCTGGCGGTGGAATATGAGGAAAATATCTTGCCGGGTGGAGGCTGGGGCAGCAGTGCAGCCCAGATAGTGGCAGGCATAATACTGGCTGACCGGTGTTACGGTTTAGGACTGGCTTCAGGCATAATGCTGGATATTGCCCAGGCCTTAGAGAGGCATCCTGACAATGTAGCGGCAGCCCTGGGAGGAGGAATGGTGGTATGTTACCGGAAAAAGGGTAAATTTTATTACCAGAAAATGGCTGTAAGCCCTCACCTGGAGGTGCTTCTGTTTGTGCCTCACAGCAAAATTGTAACTGAACAGGCCAGGGACCTTATTCCGGATAAGGTGCCCATAGATGATGCCGCTGATAATATCGCCAATTTTTGCCTGCTGGCCAATGCCTTAAGGAAAGGCGATATCTGCCAGGCGTCATTATTTATAAAGGACAGGCTTCACCAGCCATACCGGGCCAAGATTTATCCTTTCTCCATGGACCTGGTAAAAAGGCTTAATACCGATTACCAGATACCGGCAGCAATAAGCGGCTCCGGCCCTTCGGTGATAGCTTTTATATCCAAGCACAGCGGGGTGGAAAAAAATATGAGGTTTGAGGGTTTTGACCTGGTTAAAACCAATATCAGCTTCGATGGAAGCATGACTTA